One Ilumatobacter coccineus YM16-304 genomic window, GTCCGCTTCCTCGGACCCGCCACCGCACGATGCTGCAACGACGACCAAGGTCGCGGTGACACAGGAGGCGATGGTCGCATGGCGCCGCCAGAACGGAACTCGCTCGCCAACAGTGGCTTCGTTTCGGCGATGTGGACCGGTCGCGTGGTTGACGTCGAACACCGACCCTAAACTACGACACATTGTAGAAATTGCAACCTCACCCCCACGTCGAGGAGGGACCCGTGATCGACGCGCCGATCGCACTCGCATTTGCAGCGGGCATGATCGCCACCATCAACCCTTGCGGTTTCGCCCTGCTCCCCGCATACGTCGGCGCTTTCGTCGCAGGGGATGACACCACCGCACGCTCCGATCACCGAATCGCGCGCGCCGTCGGCGTCTCGGCGGCTGTCTCCGCCGGGTTCGCTGCGATGTTCATCCTCGTGGGCGTGGTGTTCAGCAGCGCCTCGACCGAGCTTCGTCAGCAGATGCCCTGGGTGACGATCGCCGTTGGGCTCGCTATGGCCGCCATGGGCATCGCCGCGTTGGCGGGCTGGAGGCCGCGACTCCCGTTTCAACGGCGAGCGTCGGCGCAGCGCAACGACGCACTGGGCATGGCCACGTTTGGTTTCGGGTACGCCCTCGTCTCACTTTCGTGCACGCTCGGCCCCTTCCTGTCGGTGTCGACATTCGCGATGCAACGATCGTTCGTGGGCGGGATCGCCACCTATGTCACCTACGCCGCCGGAATGGGCAGCGTGATCCTGGCCCTCAGCGTGTCGGCCGCACTCGCCCACGACTCGTTCGTCGACGCCCTCCGCAACGTCTCCAAGCACGCGTCGCGTCTGGCCGGCGTCCTCCTGCTCCTCTCGGGCTCGTACGCGATCTGGTACGGCCGCTTCGAACTCTCCGTCTACGACGGCAACCAGTCAAGAGACGCCCTCGTCGACGCGGGCACGAACCTGCAGACGCGGTTCATCGTCGTGACCGAATCCGTCGGCGCGACCCGGATCGGACTCGCCATCATGATCGCCACGGGAGCTGCGTACGCCGCCCTCCGGCTACGACGGGTCCGCCACGTCGCTACCCTCGAACACACCGCTCCCACTTCACGAGAAACAACGACCACACCATGACACGACGAGCCGATGGCGAACTCGAAACCGATGTCCTCCGAGCCCTGTGGGAACTCGGCCGCCCGGCGTCGCCGAGCGAGGTCATCGAACAGATGGGCACCGATCTCGCCTACACCAGCATCGCCACGATTCTCGGCCGGCTCTGCGACAAGGGACTCGCAACCCGCCAGCGCGCCGGGCGCGCATACCAGTACGTCGCCACGAGCACCGAGGCCGACCTCACCGCCAAGCGCCTCCGCAGCGTGCTCGACTCGGCATCCGACCGCGAGTCGGCCCTGGCCGGGTTCGCCGAGGCGCTCGACCCGGCGGAGGCAGCCCAACTCATCGCACTCCTCAACGACACCACATGACCGATTTCGTCGCACTGCCACTCGTCGTCACACTCGCCGTCGCCCTCGCCGGCAACCACCGACTCGACCGGCTTCGCCCCGAGAGGGCCGCTCGCGCTGGCGCCGCCATGCTCGCCGCGCTGCTCACCACGGCGCCGCTGACGCTGTGGCTGATCGGCCTGAGCGGACTCGCCCACATGGGGCTCCACAACCCGGTGACCGACTGGTCTCGCCACGTGCTCCCCGATCACGCGCCGTTCGGCGCAGTACTGGGCATTGCGTCACTGGCGGCCGCCCTGATGGGCACTGTCCGAGCCGGGGGTGTACTCACTCGGCACCGCCGTTTGCGCTGCTCCACCACTCGGCCTGTCGAGTTCGTCGAGACCGACGAGGTCTATGCCTACACATTGCCCGGGCCCGCCCGCACCATTGCCATCTCCCACGGGCTTCGCGACTCCCTCGACGACAACGAGTTCGCGGTCGTGCTCGCACACGAACGGGCTCACGCCCGCCATCGCCACGACCGATTCAAGCTGCTGGCACTGCTGACCACTGCGTTCATCCCGTTTCTGACGCCAGCGCGAACTCGCCTCGAGTTCCATCTCGAACGCTGGGCCGACGAGGAGGCGCTCGCCGACACGGGCGTGGAACGTCGCCTCGCCGCTCGAACGATCGCGAAGGTCGCGCTGGCGATGCCGAGTCCGCACGCCGCGCTCGGCATCGCAGATCATGGCGTTGCCGCTCGAGCCGCTGCACTCCTCGAGCCGGTCGAGCAACCGGCGATGGCCGTCCGGCTCCAGACCTCGGTCATCGTGCTCGCGACGTTCGTGCTCGCCGCGTACCAACTCCACCACAGCGTGCTGTTCGCCGGTCACCTCGTTCGCTGATCTACGACACGAACCACCCGGCGCGACCGACGATCACGCCGACCGAGTAGTGAAGTACTACATCGTGTCGTACATTTCGCCTCGCGCCGCATTGCGCCTCGCAACGAGGCTCCGATGCACGTGACCTGCTCGACGAGCCCAGCGCGGGCTCATCCTCACGATCGCCGGACTGTCGATCCTGGCAGCGTGTAGCTCGGAAGCGACGTCCGCTCCCCCGCCGGCCGACTCCTCGGCGACCGCCACGAGCGCTCCCCGCGCTCCGTCCGGCTCCATCTCATCAACCACGACCAGCCCCGCCAGCACGACCACCACGATGCCGACCACCACGACCGGCCCAGCCAGCACGACCACCACGTCGACGACCACCACGACGACGACCACCACGACCGCGGCACCCCTCGACGTGTTCGATCCGGACTGTGTGGTTCGAGCCGAGCGCGACATGTCGCTGCAAGAACTGGCGGCACTCCACACCATCCCCGACTTCGTCGACCTGTGGCTCGAGAACGATCGGCCCGACATGGTGTACCGCGACGACCTGGTGGACATCTGCCCGGCGAACTCGATCGACGATGTCGACGGTCGACTCCGCCCGCTCCTCGACGAGCCCGGCGTCCAGGCGGCGCTGTCCGCCAACGTCGAGCGCCAGCAGACACGATTGAACGCGCTGTTCGCCGGATACGGAATCACCGACCTCGACGTCGACGGAGTCTCCGGACCCCGAACCGGCCAACGACTGTGTGCGGCACGTCTCGCGCTCGGGTTCCAACCGACGATCGACGACATGACCCCGGGGTCGGCGGAGCAGGCGACCCTGTTTGCAGCCGAATCGCTGCCGACGCCCACGTCGACCGCCGTGGAGTCGGAGCGCTGGGTCCTGATCGACCGCACGTGCCAGATCATGTTCATCGGAAGCCAGACCGACACGGT contains:
- a CDS encoding BlaI/MecI/CopY family transcriptional regulator; translated protein: MTRRADGELETDVLRALWELGRPASPSEVIEQMGTDLAYTSIATILGRLCDKGLATRQRAGRAYQYVATSTEADLTAKRLRSVLDSASDRESALAGFAEALDPAEAAQLIALLNDTT
- a CDS encoding cytochrome c biogenesis CcdA family protein, producing MIDAPIALAFAAGMIATINPCGFALLPAYVGAFVAGDDTTARSDHRIARAVGVSAAVSAGFAAMFILVGVVFSSASTELRQQMPWVTIAVGLAMAAMGIAALAGWRPRLPFQRRASAQRNDALGMATFGFGYALVSLSCTLGPFLSVSTFAMQRSFVGGIATYVTYAAGMGSVILALSVSAALAHDSFVDALRNVSKHASRLAGVLLLLSGSYAIWYGRFELSVYDGNQSRDALVDAGTNLQTRFIVVTESVGATRIGLAIMIATGAAYAALRLRRVRHVATLEHTAPTSRETTTTP
- a CDS encoding M56 family metallopeptidase, whose protein sequence is MTDFVALPLVVTLAVALAGNHRLDRLRPERAARAGAAMLAALLTTAPLTLWLIGLSGLAHMGLHNPVTDWSRHVLPDHAPFGAVLGIASLAAALMGTVRAGGVLTRHRRLRCSTTRPVEFVETDEVYAYTLPGPARTIAISHGLRDSLDDNEFAVVLAHERAHARHRHDRFKLLALLTTAFIPFLTPARTRLEFHLERWADEEALADTGVERRLAARTIAKVALAMPSPHAALGIADHGVAARAAALLEPVEQPAMAVRLQTSVIVLATFVLAAYQLHHSVLFAGHLVR
- a CDS encoding L,D-transpeptidase — its product is MPTTTTGPASTTTTSTTTTTTTTTTAAPLDVFDPDCVVRAERDMSLQELAALHTIPDFVDLWLENDRPDMVYRDDLVDICPANSIDDVDGRLRPLLDEPGVQAALSANVERQQTRLNALFAGYGITDLDVDGVSGPRTGQRLCAARLALGFQPTIDDMTPGSAEQATLFAAESLPTPTSTAVESERWVLIDRTCQIMFIGSQTDTVFVFPTSTGSEGFETRDQDRAEAFRFNPALDNGGWHDSSEFPVGVDNPLNGNLYKPLYFDLGQAIHGANNVPPTPQSKGCARLSVADQETLIAWLGLDTATGETWRKNEMNVTVNVQGEYISAADAA